A single window of Rhodamnia argentea isolate NSW1041297 chromosome 5, ASM2092103v1, whole genome shotgun sequence DNA harbors:
- the LOC125312562 gene encoding disease resistance protein RUN1-like — translation MKSPVRLDLRECVKLKRLPAEVGKLQAPKQLNLRFSGIEELPESIGDLQSLEILDIHCTRIKELPKSIGDLQNLEILDISRTRIKELPDGIGRLKKLRDLNASNCWELGGVIPEGIYNISSLQRLNFGHACNLQSLSALPSSLTFLHVTCRSRRLPSLSNLTHLKEVRIDDCEFLECIREQPSTQPERCLHAPFELEIFAIGICKLMKTPHVLQFNHMRTLSVEECENILEIRGLDELLYLERLFISACPSIERLNLPKSKDLKIFKAIDCESLVEIQGLNVLESLKEIDISWCASIERLNLSKSKGPKIFRATNRKSLVEIQGLDTLESLEAIYIYECASIERLNLSKSKGPKIVKATDCERLVEIQGLDTLESLEKIDISECTSIERPNFSKSKGPEIFKAGYCKNLVEIQGLDTLESLKEINIYKCASIERLNFSKSKGLKIFKAANCKSLVEIQGLDTLESLKEIYIYGCASVERLNLSKSKGLKIFKAGYRKNLVEIQGLDTLESLENIAISECASIERLNFSKSKGLKIFEAGECKSLVEIQGLDTLESLKETNIYMCASIGRPNLPKSMGSTMFRATRCKRLVEIQCLNALESLKELYINECASIERLNLS, via the coding sequence atgaagagcCCGGTACGCTTGGACTTGAGGGAATGTGTGAAGCTCAAGAGGCTTCCAGCAGAAGTGGGTAAATTACAAGCACCGAAGCAACTCAATCTACGGTTTTCTGGAATAGAAGAATTACCAGAGAGCATAGGGGATCTGCAGAGTCTAGAAATTCTGGATATTCATTGCACTCGGATAAAAGAATTACCAAAGAGCATAGGGGATCTgcagaatctagaaattttgGATATTAGTCGCACTCGGATAAAAGAATTACCCGATGGCATTGGAAGGCTGAAAAAGCTCCGAGATTTAAATGCTTCAAATTGCTGGGAACTGGGAGGAGTAATTCCAGAAGGCATCTACAATATTTCTTCCCTACAACGCCTTAATTTTGGTCATGCTTGCAACCTCCAATCGCTGTCGGCGCTTCCTTCCAGCCTAACATTTTTGCATGTCACCTGTCGAAGTCGCAGATTGCCTTCACTTTCCAACCTGACCCATCTCAAGGAGGTACGAATTGATGATTGCGAATTTCTAGAGTGCATCCGGGAGCAACCATCAACACAACCAGAAAGATGCCTACACGCTCCCTTTGAATTGGAAATCTTTGCAATCGGCATTTGCAAGCTCATGAAAACACCGCACGTTTTACAATTTAACCATATGAGGACATTAAGTGTCGAGGAGTGTGAAAATATACTTGAAATTCGAGGTCTTGACGAATTGCTTTATTTGGAAAGATTGTTCATCTCAGCTTGTCCTTCAATTGAGAGgctgaaccttccaaaatccaaggATCTGAAGATATTCAAAGCTATAGACTGCGAAAGCTTGGtagaaattcaaggcctcaatGTGTTGGAGTCCTTGAAAGAGATAGATATCTCTTggtgcgcttcaattgagagGCTGAACCTTTCAAAATCTAAGGGTCCGAAGATATTCCGAGCTACAAACCGCAAAagcttggttgaaattcaaggcctcgatacgTTGGAGTCCTTGGAAGCGATATATATCTATGagtgcgcttcaattgagagGCTGAACCTTTCAAAATCCAAGGGTCCGAAGATAGTCAAAGCTACGGACTGCGAAAGgttggttgaaattcaaggcctcgatacgTTGGAGTCCTTGGAAAAGATAGATATCTCTGAGTGCACTTCAATTGAGAGGCCGAACTTTTCAAAATCCAAGGGTCCGGAGATATTCAAAGCTGGATACTGCAAAAacttggttgaaattcaaggcctcgatacgTTGGAGTCCTTGAAAGAGATAAATATCTATAagtgcgcttcaattgagagGCTGAACTTTTCAAAATCCAAGGGTTTGAAGATATTCAAAGCTGCAAACTGCAAAagcttggttgaaattcaaggcctcgatacgTTGGAGTCCTTGAAAGAGATATATATCTATGGGTGCGCTTCAGTTGAGAGGCTGAACCTTTCAAAATCCAAGGGTCTGAAGATATTCAAAGCTGGATACCGCAAAAacttggttgaaattcaaggcctcgatacgTTGGAGTCCTTGGAAAATATAGCTATCTCTGAGTGTGCTTCAATTGAGAGgctaaacttttcaaaatctAAGGGTCTGAAGATATTCGAAGCTGGAGAATGCAAAagcttggttgaaattcaaggccttgataCGTTGGAGTCCTTGAAAGAGACAAATATCTATATGTGCGCATCAATTGGGAGGccgaaccttccaaaatccatGGGTTCGACGATGTTCAGAGCTACACGCTGCAAAAGGTTGGTTGAAATTCAATGCCTCAATGCGTTGGAGTCATTGAAAGAGCTATATATCAATGagtgcgcttcaattgagagGCTGAACCTTTCATAA